One Microvirga thermotolerans DNA window includes the following coding sequences:
- a CDS encoding site-specific integrase — MADQSGPSIQQVYDRYLDDPSVVRSTKTLLAYRSAYGRLIELISPETPIRAVTREVCREVLDTLRYLPPNAVKRYRGLSGLEAAARAKAEGLTPMGALTINGHIQKLSALLNWALNEGYIDRNPARGLKVIDPVRRKDKRHPFAPWQLQRIFGTPLYRGCQNDETGYARPGPNRPKRGRFWVPLIGLYSGMRLNEICQLDVTDVRVIDGVHCFVITTHGQSGTTDKRLKTGNAERIVPIHPKLIEISLLDYVARLGSLRPGKLFPELSVACTGYYSDTFSKWFANFLAKAGAKAPRTSFHSFRHNFRDALREAKVEKEIAYALGGWAGDGPDDESASAENYGRGFRIAALYDAIAKVSYPGLDLHHLEQP; from the coding sequence GTGGCTGACCAGAGCGGACCTTCGATCCAGCAGGTCTACGACCGCTACCTAGATGACCCCTCTGTGGTTCGTTCCACCAAGACGCTCCTGGCGTATCGGTCGGCTTATGGTCGCCTCATTGAACTGATTAGCCCCGAGACGCCCATTCGGGCGGTCACTCGGGAGGTCTGCCGCGAAGTACTCGATACGTTGCGATATCTCCCACCCAACGCAGTCAAACGGTATCGTGGGCTCTCGGGTCTGGAAGCAGCGGCAAGAGCAAAAGCCGAAGGTCTGACACCCATGGGAGCGTTGACTATCAACGGTCACATCCAAAAGCTCTCAGCCCTACTGAACTGGGCGCTGAACGAGGGATACATCGACCGAAATCCGGCACGGGGCCTAAAAGTCATCGACCCCGTGCGGAGGAAGGACAAGCGCCATCCTTTCGCACCGTGGCAATTGCAACGCATCTTTGGCACACCGTTGTACCGAGGGTGTCAGAACGACGAGACAGGTTATGCCCGGCCCGGACCTAACCGCCCCAAGCGTGGACGGTTTTGGGTACCCCTTATCGGTCTCTACTCAGGTATGCGCCTAAACGAGATATGTCAACTCGATGTCACTGACGTGCGTGTGATCGACGGGGTCCACTGCTTCGTAATCACTACTCACGGACAGAGCGGAACGACGGATAAGCGTCTGAAGACCGGCAATGCTGAACGCATCGTGCCGATCCATCCAAAGCTGATTGAAATCAGCCTCCTCGATTATGTGGCTCGACTTGGATCGCTGAGACCTGGGAAGCTATTTCCCGAACTTTCGGTTGCCTGCACAGGGTACTACTCAGATACATTCTCAAAGTGGTTCGCAAATTTTCTCGCCAAGGCCGGGGCCAAGGCTCCTCGTACCAGTTTTCATAGTTTCAGGCACAACTTCCGCGATGCTTTACGCGAGGCGAAAGTCGAAAAGGAAATAGCCTACGCACTTGGAGGTTGGGCTGGGGATGGACCAGATGATGAGTCGGCATCGGCTGAAAATTACGGACGAGGCTTCAGGATCGCAGCACTATATGATGCCATAGCTAAAGTTTCCTATCCGGGGCTTGATCTGCACCATTTGGAGCAGCCGTGA
- a CDS encoding YggT family protein, giving the protein MRSLVEVILLALQLYTYLIIASAILSWLVAFNVVNTRNDVVRAIWNFLDAVTEPALRPIRRILPNLGGIDISPVILILLIIFLQNLLVRVMQQYIPPTLL; this is encoded by the coding sequence ATGCGATCCCTGGTCGAAGTCATCCTCCTGGCCCTCCAGCTCTATACCTACCTCATCATCGCCTCGGCGATCCTGAGCTGGCTCGTGGCCTTCAACGTGGTCAACACCCGAAACGACGTGGTTCGGGCCATCTGGAACTTCCTCGACGCGGTCACGGAGCCGGCCTTGCGGCCGATCCGGCGGATCCTGCCCAATCTGGGCGGCATCGACATCTCGCCCGTGATCCTGATCCTCCTCATCATCTTCCTGCAGAACCTGCTCGTGCGGGTGATGCAGCAGTACATTCCCCCGACCCTTCTCTAA
- a CDS encoding DUF167 family protein, giving the protein MPGRTRSDGIEIRVRATPRGGRDAVEGIEALSDGSRVLKVRVRAVPEGGAANEAVRRLLAGAFGVPASAVALTAGGTARLKTFFIEGDAAALAARLAAMTGQDS; this is encoded by the coding sequence ATGCCCGGCCGGACCCGCAGCGACGGAATCGAGATCCGGGTCCGCGCGACGCCCCGGGGCGGGCGGGACGCCGTCGAGGGAATCGAGGCCCTGTCCGACGGGAGCCGGGTGCTGAAGGTCCGGGTCCGGGCGGTTCCCGAGGGAGGGGCGGCCAACGAGGCCGTCCGGCGTCTCCTCGCCGGGGCCTTCGGGGTTCCGGCCTCGGCCGTCGCCCTGACCGCCGGGGGCACCGCCCGGCTGAAGACATTTTTCATCGAGGGCGATGCCGCGGCCCTTGCGGCCCGGCTCGCCGCCATGACGGGACAGGATTCATGA
- the folD gene encoding bifunctional methylenetetrahydrofolate dehydrogenase/methenyltetrahydrofolate cyclohydrolase FolD — translation MSATIIDGKAYAAGLRGRIAGAVADLGRQGIRPGLAVVLVGEDPASQIYVRSKARLTVEVGMASFEHVLPATASEAELLALVARLNADPTVDGILVQLPLPKQIDAQKVIEAIDPAKDVDGFHPVNAGRLMTGVPGFVSCTPLGCLLLIQSVRRDLAGLDAVVIGRSNIVGKPMAQLLLAQSCTVTVAHSRTRDLPEVCRRADILVAAVGRPEMVRGGWIKPGAVVIDVGINRVPDPAAGEGRTRIVGDVAYGEAAAVASAITPVPGGVGPMTIACLLRNTLEAACRRRGVPMPTVD, via the coding sequence ATGAGCGCGACCATCATCGACGGGAAAGCCTACGCCGCCGGCCTGCGGGGCCGGATCGCGGGGGCGGTGGCGGATCTGGGCCGGCAGGGCATCCGGCCCGGCCTCGCCGTCGTCCTCGTGGGGGAGGACCCGGCGAGCCAGATCTACGTCCGCAGCAAGGCCAGGCTCACGGTCGAGGTCGGCATGGCCTCCTTCGAGCACGTGCTCCCGGCGACGGCGAGCGAGGCCGAGCTCCTCGCCCTCGTGGCGAGGCTCAACGCGGATCCGACGGTCGACGGCATCCTCGTGCAGCTGCCCCTGCCCAAGCAGATCGACGCGCAGAAGGTGATCGAGGCCATCGATCCCGCCAAGGACGTGGACGGCTTCCACCCGGTCAATGCCGGACGGCTGATGACCGGCGTGCCCGGCTTCGTCTCCTGCACGCCGCTCGGCTGCCTGCTCCTGATCCAGTCCGTCCGGCGGGACCTCGCAGGGCTCGACGCGGTCGTCATCGGACGCTCCAACATCGTCGGCAAGCCGATGGCGCAGCTCCTCCTCGCCCAGAGCTGCACGGTCACCGTCGCCCATTCCCGGACCCGCGACCTGCCGGAGGTCTGCCGCAGGGCGGACATCCTGGTCGCCGCCGTGGGGCGCCCGGAGATGGTGCGGGGTGGCTGGATCAAGCCCGGCGCCGTCGTCATCGACGTGGGCATCAACCGGGTGCCGGATCCGGCGGCGGGGGAGGGCAGGACCAGGATCGTCGGGGACGTGGCCTACGGGGAGGCCGCCGCGGTGGCGTCCGCCATCACGCCGGTCCCGGGCGGCGTCGGCCCCATGACCATCGCCTGCCTCTTGCGCAACACCCTCGAGGCCGCCTGCCGCCGCCGCGGCGTTCCGATGCCGACGGTCGATTGA